Proteins encoded together in one Hevea brasiliensis isolate MT/VB/25A 57/8 chromosome 16, ASM3005281v1, whole genome shotgun sequence window:
- the LOC131169081 gene encoding uncharacterized protein LOC131169081, whose translation MRSEGVSMSGPAVAERFTWIAFKKFLMHTLGLCIGDSGSKEDMKMDVDTGRQTDELIHAFVVALGRTHKNDNSITKFIDIGDGLGELDMERYEDDDEGILGMCLVFFLSYLHRSWYLYYPSNDMDPYPKDKNDDDSEELKDVTFKPKDAIIICSRNEDECSHLEYRMMVIQTYILWAFPLFTAWLDCPLEGEEKGNFIAVGSMDHSIEIWDLNNVYVDHSLTTSLSQIDEVQPS comes from the exons ATGCGTTCCGAAGGGGTTTCCATGTCTGGCCCAGCGGTGGCGGAACGGTTTACTT GGATTGCATTCAAGAAGTTTTTGATGCATACTCTTGGTTTATGCATTGGAGATAGTGGCAGTAAGGAAGATATGAAGATGGATGTTGATACTGGCCGGCAGACTGATGAACTAATCCACGCATTTGTTGTAGCACTTGGTAGAACTCACAAAAatgacaattcaatcaccaagttTATTGACATAGGTGATGGCCTCGGGGAACTTGACATGGAACGTTATGAGGACGACGACGAAGGTATCCTGGGAATGTGTCtagttttctttctttcttatctG CACAGGTCATGGTACCTGTACTACCCAAGCAATGATATGGACCCCTATCCAAAAGATAAGAAT GACGATGATTCCGAAGAGCTTAAGGACGTGACCTTTAAACCAAAGGATGCCATCATAATTTGTTCACGTAATGAGGATGAATGCAGTCACCTTGAG TATCGGATGATGGTAATTCAAACATATATCCTGTGGGCATTCCCTCTATTTACAGCATGGCTTGATTGTCCGCTTGAAGGGGAAGAAAAAG GAAATTTTATAGCTGTGGGTTCAATGGACCATTCAATTGAAATATGGGACCTCAACAATGTATATGTCGATCAT AGTCTCACAACTTCCCTTTCTCAGATTGATGAAGTGCAGCCATCTTGA